In Wolbachia endosymbiont (group B) of Germaria angustata, the following are encoded in one genomic region:
- the trpS gene encoding tryptophan--tRNA ligase — protein sequence MTEVVFSGIQPSGVLHLGNYLGAIKQWIGLQDKYKSLFCVVDLHSITANKLPANELKNNIFKAAATYIACGIDPEKSIIFNQSAVSGHAELGWLLGCYTPIGWLNRMTQFKDKAGSDKQKASLGLYSYPVLMAADILLYQTKYVPVGDDQKQHLELARDIASAFNNHYECSHFIIPEILTLDCTSRIMSLRDGASKMSKSDPSEYSCINLNDTNDLIVKKIEKAKTDSILGFDFATLKCRPEVNNLVNIYSVLSDLNVEKVCEKVNKHDMKNFKKELTDLIISVISPIREKMNILLKDQLHLHKILKQGTEKAAEIANNNIKKIKDIIGFVQ from the coding sequence ATGACAGAAGTTGTTTTCTCAGGTATTCAGCCAAGTGGAGTATTACACTTGGGCAATTATCTTGGTGCAATTAAGCAGTGGATAGGCTTGCAGGATAAATATAAATCTCTTTTTTGTGTTGTTGATCTGCATTCAATCACAGCAAATAAGCTTCCCGCAAATGAATTAAAAAATAATATTTTTAAAGCAGCAGCAACTTATATTGCATGTGGAATAGATCCGGAAAAGTCGATTATTTTCAATCAATCCGCAGTTAGTGGTCATGCAGAATTGGGCTGGCTGCTAGGGTGCTATACACCAATTGGTTGGCTTAATCGTATGACTCAATTTAAAGATAAGGCTGGAAGCGATAAACAAAAAGCTTCTCTTGGGTTATATAGCTACCCAGTACTTATGGCTGCGGATATATTGCTGTATCAAACTAAATATGTTCCTGTTGGCGATGATCAAAAACAGCATTTAGAACTTGCACGTGATATTGCATCAGCTTTTAACAATCATTATGAATGTAGTCATTTCATCATACCTGAAATCTTAACTTTGGATTGTACATCAAGGATAATGAGCTTAAGAGATGGAGCAAGCAAGATGAGCAAATCTGATCCTTCAGAATATTCATGCATTAACCTTAACGATACAAATGACTTAATTGTCAAGAAAATAGAAAAAGCAAAAACAGATTCAATTCTAGGCTTTGATTTTGCTACTTTAAAGTGCCGTCCAGAAGTAAACAATTTGGTAAACATTTATTCAGTGCTTAGTGATTTAAATGTAGAAAAAGTGTGTGAAAAAGTGAATAAACATGACATGAAGAACTTTAAAAAAGAGTTAACTGACTTAATCATCAGCGTTATATCACCCATACGCGAGAAGATGAATATTCTTCTAAAAGATCAGCTTCATTTACATAAAATATTAAAACAAGGTACAGAAAAAGCAGCAGAGATTGCAAATAACAATATAAAAAAGATCAAGGATATTATAGGGTTTGTTCAATAG
- a CDS encoding SurA N-terminal domain-containing protein encodes MSIRNFFTKAIVLLLVCLLIFMGIGNLLSNDDERKELAKVGKEVITSDEYKLLYQNYEKQISGSDVSKEQVKKLKYDLLNALIEQKLLFNLISELGLKVGEESIKSHIKNTKYFQDDKGEFDHNKFHQTLNSLHITEKEYIEKLEKILPAMMFMTSLFKDNYPVTFGESVDEQIYKNRYQTRVVDIVKITEDAITDVPEPDDQALLDLYERNKSNFYYPEYRTAQYISLDQKYFEDQIRISDEEVDSIIEHQELKNQRDIFNVIFPTKEKAEIARRALEESKASFEQIIEEFNKVKLDETRVNNITKDFLPENMREKVFALKTGEVSEVLTSNFGWHVIKVESIHQISDEDLVDLKKDIRSVLTNQNSFEKVNDFINQVNYKIYNGATIEEISNNYNLPIQTIGPVDASGKDQSGNEVGNSSDFISFIFSREKDQKSYFKGVGDTVVGVKISDIVPPKLQNFEESRESAIKLWRSEFIKERMFKMGQEVAVQLREKTDLEEMQGIKLVKGQQIQRNEQNYPFSFIEEIFNMKTTNSVTDPIQYNNEIIIGVLKQMHSSNGKLNMLDTGKRVMISLKEQLISYLKSKYRVEVNHAMIDDI; translated from the coding sequence ATGAGTATTAGAAATTTTTTTACCAAGGCAATCGTTCTCCTTTTAGTTTGCTTATTAATCTTTATGGGGATTGGCAATCTTTTATCAAATGATGATGAAAGGAAAGAATTAGCTAAAGTAGGAAAGGAAGTTATAACATCAGATGAATATAAATTACTATATCAAAATTATGAAAAGCAAATTTCTGGATCTGATGTAAGTAAAGAACAAGTAAAAAAGCTGAAATATGATTTACTTAACGCACTTATAGAGCAAAAACTATTGTTTAACCTAATTAGCGAACTTGGATTAAAAGTTGGAGAAGAATCTATCAAAAGCCATATAAAAAATACCAAGTACTTTCAGGACGATAAAGGAGAATTTGACCATAATAAATTCCATCAAACTCTAAATAGCTTGCATATAACAGAAAAGGAATATATAGAAAAATTAGAGAAAATCCTGCCTGCAATGATGTTCATGACTTCGTTATTTAAAGATAATTATCCGGTAACTTTTGGTGAGAGTGTTGATGAGCAGATATACAAAAATCGCTACCAAACTAGAGTAGTTGATATTGTTAAAATAACTGAGGATGCAATTACAGACGTTCCTGAACCAGATGATCAAGCCTTACTTGATTTGTATGAAAGAAATAAGTCCAATTTTTATTACCCTGAGTATCGAACTGCGCAATACATTTCTCTGGATCAAAAATATTTTGAAGATCAAATCAGAATTTCAGATGAAGAGGTTGATAGTATAATAGAACATCAGGAACTTAAAAATCAAAGAGACATATTCAATGTGATATTTCCTACCAAAGAAAAAGCTGAAATAGCAAGAAGAGCACTTGAAGAAAGTAAAGCAAGCTTTGAACAAATAATAGAAGAGTTTAATAAAGTGAAACTCGATGAAACCAGAGTAAATAATATAACTAAGGATTTCTTACCTGAAAATATGAGAGAAAAGGTATTTGCTCTCAAAACAGGTGAAGTAAGTGAAGTTTTAACAAGCAATTTTGGATGGCACGTAATAAAGGTAGAAAGCATACATCAAATCTCTGATGAAGACTTGGTTGATTTAAAAAAAGACATAAGGTCAGTTTTAACCAATCAAAATTCTTTTGAAAAAGTCAATGATTTCATAAATCAAGTGAATTATAAGATATACAATGGTGCAACGATTGAAGAAATCTCCAATAATTACAATTTACCTATACAAACCATTGGTCCAGTAGATGCTAGTGGAAAAGACCAAAGTGGTAATGAAGTAGGAAATTCCAGTGATTTCATTTCTTTCATTTTTTCACGCGAGAAAGATCAGAAGAGTTATTTTAAGGGTGTTGGAGATACTGTTGTTGGTGTAAAAATCAGTGATATCGTTCCTCCTAAATTACAAAATTTTGAAGAAAGTAGGGAATCAGCCATAAAGCTTTGGCGTAGTGAATTTATAAAAGAAAGAATGTTTAAAATGGGACAAGAAGTAGCAGTTCAACTAAGAGAAAAGACAGATTTGGAAGAAATGCAAGGTATAAAATTGGTTAAAGGCCAGCAAATACAACGCAATGAACAAAACTACCCTTTTTCTTTCATAGAAGAGATTTTCAATATGAAAACAACTAATTCGGTAACAGATCCTATTCAATACAATAATGAAATTATAATAGGCGTTCTAAAACAAATGCATTCATCAAATGGTAAATTAAACATGCTTGACACCGGAAAACGTGTGATGATATCGCTAAAGGAACAGTTAATTAGCTATCTAAAATCAAAGTATAGAGTAGAAGTTAATCATGCTATGATTGATGATATATAA
- the rho gene encoding transcription termination factor Rho: MTTINEDVLAKGEVVGQPEKSEQIHNADAVKQMTSEDGKKHKKTLDLSELKEKTAEELLELAEERKISTSGKGNGRMLKQEMIFSLMKKMSEEGGITTGSGVVEILPDGFGFLRSSSANYAPSTDDVYISNGQIKKFNLRTGDMACGEIRPPGDKERYFTLTKVHSINSTEISELRKYVHFDNLLPLYPEKSLILENNSSGDNKKDINMRAVDIVTPLGKGQRALIVAPPRTGKTILLQQMAHSIATNHPKIELIVLLIDERPEEVTDMIRSVKGEVVSSTFDEPAYRHVQLAEIVIEKAKRMVEHKKDVVILLDSITRLARAYNAVIPSSGKVLTGGVDSNALQRPKRFFGAARNIENGGSLTIIATALIETGSKMDDVIFEEFKGTGNAEIILDRKLADKRIFPAIDITKSGTRKEELLVDKAILNKIWVLRRILNPMGSVEAMEFLRDKLLLTKSNADFFNSMNH, encoded by the coding sequence ATGACAACAATCAATGAAGATGTCTTAGCAAAAGGAGAGGTTGTAGGTCAACCTGAAAAAAGCGAACAAATTCATAATGCTGACGCAGTAAAACAAATGACCAGTGAAGATGGTAAAAAACACAAGAAAACATTGGACCTGAGCGAATTGAAAGAGAAAACAGCAGAAGAATTGTTAGAGCTAGCTGAAGAAAGAAAAATTTCAACTAGTGGTAAAGGCAATGGCAGGATGCTAAAACAGGAAATGATATTCAGTTTAATGAAGAAAATGAGTGAAGAAGGAGGCATAACCACAGGAAGTGGAGTAGTGGAAATATTGCCTGATGGTTTTGGTTTCTTACGTTCATCAAGTGCAAATTATGCTCCAAGTACCGATGATGTTTATATTTCCAATGGCCAAATAAAGAAGTTTAATTTACGTACAGGAGATATGGCATGTGGAGAAATAAGGCCACCTGGTGATAAGGAAAGATATTTTACTTTAACTAAGGTTCACAGTATAAACTCTACTGAAATCAGTGAATTAAGAAAGTACGTACATTTTGATAATTTGCTTCCACTTTATCCTGAAAAAAGCCTCATCCTTGAAAACAACAGTAGCGGAGATAATAAAAAAGATATAAACATGCGTGCTGTAGATATAGTTACACCTCTTGGAAAAGGACAAAGAGCATTGATAGTTGCTCCACCTCGTACAGGAAAAACGATATTGCTTCAGCAAATGGCTCACTCTATAGCTACAAATCATCCTAAAATAGAACTAATAGTATTACTTATAGATGAAAGACCCGAAGAGGTGACAGATATGATACGCTCTGTAAAGGGTGAAGTGGTAAGCTCTACATTTGATGAACCTGCCTACCGTCATGTCCAACTTGCTGAAATAGTAATAGAAAAAGCTAAAAGAATGGTTGAACACAAAAAAGATGTAGTGATTTTGCTTGATTCTATAACTCGCCTTGCACGTGCTTATAATGCAGTCATTCCTTCGTCTGGAAAGGTTCTAACCGGTGGTGTAGATTCAAATGCGCTGCAAAGACCAAAACGCTTTTTTGGAGCAGCTCGTAATATTGAAAATGGTGGTTCTTTGACAATCATCGCTACAGCCCTTATAGAAACTGGTTCAAAAATGGATGATGTTATTTTTGAAGAGTTTAAAGGCACAGGTAATGCTGAAATTATACTAGATAGAAAACTTGCTGATAAACGTATATTCCCTGCTATTGATATTACAAAATCCGGAACAAGGAAGGAAGAACTATTAGTTGATAAGGCCATACTAAATAAAATATGGGTATTGCGTAGGATACTTAACCCTATGGGATCTGTTGAAGCAATGGAGTTTTTACGTGACAAACTACTTTTAACAAAGAGCAATGCTGACTTTTTTAACTCCATGAATCACTAA
- a CDS encoding nucleotide exchange factor GrpE, giving the protein MSDSNKEKKKKFADMVSKRKGDDQENQQTGDLSEELNILKERAVQLEDHLRRAVADNENVKRIMQKQISDASDYAVTKFARDMIDSCDNLKKAMENLKDDDPIHEGIKVAHQKIVSDLKKHGIEEIDPIGNSFDSNLHQAVVEREDNEKEPGTIVEVLQTGYTIKNRLLRPAMVILSKKSADCESNE; this is encoded by the coding sequence ATGTCAGATAGTAATAAAGAGAAAAAAAAGAAATTTGCAGATATGGTCAGTAAACGAAAAGGGGATGATCAAGAAAATCAGCAAACAGGTGATTTAAGTGAAGAGCTTAATATATTAAAAGAACGTGCAGTTCAGCTTGAAGATCATTTACGTCGCGCTGTTGCGGATAATGAAAACGTTAAACGTATAATGCAAAAGCAAATTAGCGATGCAAGTGATTATGCAGTCACGAAATTTGCACGTGATATGATCGACTCTTGTGACAATTTAAAAAAAGCAATGGAAAACTTGAAAGATGATGATCCTATTCATGAAGGGATAAAAGTGGCGCACCAAAAGATTGTGAGTGATCTAAAAAAACATGGAATAGAAGAAATAGATCCAATAGGTAACTCTTTTGACAGCAATTTACATCAAGCTGTTGTGGAAAGAGAAGATAATGAAAAAGAGCCTGGCACTATTGTAGAAGTACTACAAACTGGTTATACCATTAAAAATAGGTTGCTTCGTCCTGCAATGGTTATTCTTTCTAAAAAATCTGCTGATTGCGAAAGTAATGAATAA
- the rpsP gene encoding 30S ribosomal protein S16, giving the protein MAVKIRLARFGAKKRPFYRIVVADSRAPRDGRFIERIGQYDPMLPKDNKNRVVVKADRLKHWLSVGAQATERVMWFIKKGIVDLETESKKIEKKKVEKVQGQEA; this is encoded by the coding sequence ATGGCAGTTAAAATAAGGTTAGCAAGGTTTGGGGCAAAGAAACGTCCTTTTTATAGGATAGTTGTAGCCGACTCACGAGCACCAAGAGATGGGCGCTTTATTGAGAGAATAGGACAATATGATCCAATGTTGCCAAAAGACAATAAAAATCGTGTTGTGGTAAAAGCTGATAGATTAAAACATTGGCTAAGTGTAGGAGCGCAAGCAACTGAAAGGGTAATGTGGTTCATTAAAAAAGGCATAGTAGATTTAGAAACAGAATCGAAAAAAATAGAAAAGAAAAAAGTTGAGAAAGTACAAGGGCAAGAAGCATAA
- a CDS encoding cell cycle transcriptional regulator TrcR, with the protein MGDVFSMSMESSKDNKDRNEQFLMQVAAWLVDNTSLTFDQIAKCCKLSLEKVQDIADEEIEVEKYDPIISEIITEKEIDNCKKNPNRVPNLIIKNMKKRAKTISFLAFASTARRRDKPNAVYYLVKKFPILNNNVIAKLIGTTNYTVEQIRDRSHHNILNIKPQDPVLLGLCSQENLEAEVEKAKVEEEKKQRLKNINNSY; encoded by the coding sequence ATGGGAGATGTTTTTTCAATGTCAATGGAATCTTCTAAAGACAATAAAGATAGAAATGAACAATTTCTTATGCAAGTAGCTGCTTGGTTGGTTGATAACACTAGCTTAACTTTTGATCAAATAGCAAAATGTTGCAAGTTATCCCTTGAAAAAGTACAAGACATAGCTGATGAGGAAATAGAAGTTGAAAAGTATGACCCTATTATTTCTGAAATAATTACTGAAAAAGAAATCGATAATTGCAAAAAAAATCCAAATCGTGTACCAAATTTGATTATAAAAAATATGAAAAAAAGGGCAAAGACGATTAGCTTTCTTGCCTTTGCTTCCACAGCAAGGCGTAGAGATAAACCTAATGCGGTTTATTATTTGGTAAAAAAATTTCCTATCTTGAACAATAATGTAATAGCTAAGCTAATTGGTACAACAAATTACACAGTTGAGCAGATAAGAGATAGATCTCATCATAACATACTCAATATCAAACCTCAAGATCCTGTACTACTTGGTTTATGTAGCCAGGAAAATTTAGAAGCGGAAGTAGAAAAAGCGAAAGTAGAAGAAGAGAAGAAACAAAGATTAAAAAATATAAATAATAGCTATTGA
- a CDS encoding polyprenyl synthetase family protein produces MLNTDLTKSSKLDDIVSSDLLAMNDFIFKNVNDEGTKLATDVTSHLINSGGKKIRPKLVFIVCKMLNYSGESRVNIAASVEFIHNATLLHDDVLDESKARHGVATANKIWGNKSSILVGDLLLTLAFRWLIECGNLSVLSILSKASNLLVKGEIKQMTTRFDPNTIRKNYFNIIAEKTASLFSACCEAASVVSGATGDEIERLRNFGFNFGMAFQIIDDVLDYTANQGTLGKQLGKDFFEGKVTLPSIIAYEKGSPSEQKFWEKSFSSARHNFDQALQYINHHNAIHVSMEEAKHYINMAQSNIDTFSDSLYKTALIDFLNASIERQG; encoded by the coding sequence ATGCTAAACACTGATTTAACAAAAAGTAGTAAATTAGATGATATTGTATCTTCTGATTTATTGGCTATGAATGACTTTATCTTCAAAAATGTCAATGATGAAGGTACTAAGCTTGCTACCGATGTTACATCTCATCTTATTAATTCAGGAGGAAAAAAGATAAGGCCTAAGCTCGTTTTTATTGTGTGTAAAATGCTGAATTACTCTGGAGAGAGTAGGGTCAACATTGCTGCATCGGTAGAATTTATACACAACGCTACTTTACTTCATGATGATGTGCTTGATGAAAGTAAGGCACGCCATGGAGTTGCAACAGCAAATAAAATTTGGGGGAATAAATCAAGCATTTTAGTTGGTGATCTATTATTGACCTTAGCATTTAGATGGCTTATAGAATGTGGGAATTTAAGTGTTCTCTCTATTTTATCTAAGGCATCTAATTTGCTTGTCAAGGGTGAGATAAAGCAGATGACAACACGTTTTGACCCTAACACAATTAGGAAAAATTATTTTAATATCATTGCAGAAAAGACAGCATCTTTATTTTCTGCATGCTGCGAGGCTGCATCAGTAGTATCTGGAGCCACAGGTGACGAAATAGAGAGGCTAAGGAATTTCGGGTTTAATTTTGGTATGGCATTCCAAATAATTGATGACGTGCTAGATTATACTGCTAATCAAGGCACTTTAGGAAAGCAACTTGGAAAAGATTTCTTTGAAGGTAAAGTTACTTTACCTTCTATTATAGCATATGAAAAAGGCAGCCCATCAGAACAAAAATTCTGGGAGAAATCTTTTTCTTCAGCTAGACACAATTTTGACCAAGCATTACAATATATTAATCATCATAATGCCATTCATGTTTCTATGGAAGAAGCTAAACACTATATTAATATGGCGCAAAGTAATATTGATACTTTTTCTGATTCTCTTTATAAAACTGCTTTGATTGACTTTTTAAATGCAAGCATAGAAAGACAAGGATAG
- a CDS encoding 2-oxoglutarate dehydrogenase E1 component: MSSFKNNSCFYGDNVEFVEEIYSRYLQGDKSIGEDWYRIFSSNLEVNKAEACGAQHVTKVDDSVSSLANFFRSYGHFFADLNPLSPNVNKEIDYQKYLDLSPTSDTRIYRDIYCKNIGFEFMHISSYEERVWLQEKIENQVYTLSPQDKKEILRHLIESEMFEQFLHMKFPGYKRFSIEGGESAIVAIERVISDSAAFGIEEIVLGIAHRGRLNVLTKVMGKEYAAMLSEFQGNLAYPSGLEVSGDVKYHLGYSSDRALAGGKKIHLSLCPNPSHLEAVNPVLAGRVRAKQNTRSVLGISIHGDAAFIGQGVVAETLTLSNIEGYKVGGIVHIVINNQVGFTANPRCARSSFYCTDVAKSIEAPIFHVNGDNPEAVSFAASLAMEYVQKFKKDVVIDIICYRKYGHNEGDEPNFTQPLMYKAISRHKTPGTIYEEKLAAEKVLISDEVSKLRSEFRVRLDKSLAESVAYTPKKADWFDGVWSKLRRAKLNDLSEYYTDSGVSPDELKKLGVHINSNIPSNFNFNNKVRRILDGRIDSINSGSNIDWATAESLAFASLLREGIGVRLSGQDSGRGTFSHRHSRLVDQATEKEFIPLNNISEKQARFEVIDSALSEYAVMGFEYGYSLDSPYSLVLWEGQFGDFANGAQIMIDQFIASAETKWLRSSGLVLLLPHGYEGQGPEHSSARIERFLQLCAEDNMQVVNCSTPANYFHVLRRQINRDFRKPLVVFTPKSLLRHKSAVSNLSDFEGKFLTVIPECRKGLVASDKIRKVVICSGKVYYDIIEMLEAQKINDIAVVRLEQFYPFPADKLGSELEKYKNAEITWCQEEPKNMGGWFFVNPLIEEVLSGLNAQAKRPKCIARPAAASPACGYANIHAQQQAEILKQVAQA, from the coding sequence ATGTCCAGTTTTAAAAATAACTCCTGTTTTTATGGCGATAATGTCGAATTTGTGGAAGAAATTTATAGCCGTTACTTGCAAGGCGATAAATCAATTGGAGAAGATTGGTACAGAATTTTTTCGAGCAATTTAGAAGTTAATAAAGCGGAGGCCTGCGGTGCACAACATGTAACTAAGGTGGATGATTCAGTTTCTAGTTTAGCAAATTTTTTCAGATCTTACGGTCATTTTTTTGCGGACTTAAATCCATTATCACCGAATGTAAATAAGGAAATAGATTATCAAAAATACTTGGATCTTTCTCCTACAAGTGACACTAGAATCTACAGAGATATTTACTGCAAGAATATCGGTTTTGAATTTATGCATATTTCCTCTTATGAGGAAAGAGTTTGGCTGCAGGAGAAAATTGAAAATCAGGTCTATACGCTAAGCCCTCAGGATAAAAAAGAAATACTGAGGCACTTGATCGAATCTGAGATGTTCGAGCAATTTCTCCATATGAAATTTCCTGGATATAAGCGTTTTTCTATCGAAGGTGGGGAGTCAGCCATTGTTGCAATTGAAAGAGTTATTAGTGATTCTGCAGCTTTTGGTATTGAAGAAATAGTTCTTGGTATTGCCCACCGAGGACGGCTTAATGTTCTAACCAAAGTTATGGGGAAAGAATATGCGGCAATGCTGTCTGAATTTCAAGGTAACCTTGCATATCCAAGTGGTCTTGAGGTGTCCGGTGATGTCAAATATCACCTTGGTTACTCTTCTGATCGAGCACTTGCTGGTGGTAAAAAAATACACTTAAGTTTATGTCCTAACCCATCTCACCTTGAGGCGGTAAATCCGGTTCTAGCTGGAAGAGTAAGAGCAAAGCAAAATACGAGATCTGTGCTTGGAATATCAATTCATGGTGATGCGGCTTTTATCGGGCAAGGAGTGGTTGCTGAAACCCTGACTTTGAGCAACATTGAAGGTTATAAAGTTGGTGGTATCGTCCATATTGTCATTAATAACCAAGTTGGTTTTACTGCGAATCCTCGTTGTGCACGCTCTTCTTTTTATTGTACTGATGTAGCAAAATCAATAGAAGCTCCAATATTTCATGTTAATGGAGATAATCCAGAAGCCGTGAGTTTTGCCGCGAGTTTGGCAATGGAGTATGTGCAGAAATTTAAAAAGGATGTGGTGATTGACATAATATGCTACCGCAAATATGGCCATAATGAAGGCGATGAACCAAATTTTACTCAGCCACTTATGTATAAAGCAATATCAAGGCATAAAACTCCGGGAACAATTTACGAAGAGAAGCTGGCTGCAGAGAAAGTCCTAATTAGTGATGAAGTAAGTAAATTGCGCAGCGAATTTAGGGTAAGGTTGGATAAAAGTCTTGCTGAGTCAGTGGCTTACACTCCAAAAAAAGCTGACTGGTTTGATGGAGTGTGGTCGAAATTAAGAAGAGCAAAGTTGAACGATTTGAGTGAATATTATACGGACTCTGGTGTTTCACCAGATGAGCTAAAAAAATTAGGTGTACACATAAATAGCAATATTCCAAGTAATTTTAATTTCAATAATAAAGTCAGAAGAATACTTGATGGTAGAATAGACAGTATAAATTCCGGTAGCAACATAGACTGGGCAACTGCTGAAAGTCTTGCATTCGCATCATTGCTTAGAGAAGGAATAGGAGTGCGCTTGTCAGGACAAGATTCTGGTCGCGGCACCTTCTCGCACCGTCATTCAAGGCTTGTTGATCAAGCAACGGAGAAAGAGTTTATTCCACTAAATAACATAAGTGAGAAGCAAGCTCGCTTTGAAGTTATAGATAGCGCACTCTCTGAGTATGCTGTGATGGGTTTTGAATATGGATATAGCCTTGACTCTCCATATTCACTGGTGCTCTGGGAAGGGCAATTTGGTGATTTTGCAAATGGTGCGCAAATCATGATCGACCAGTTTATTGCATCAGCAGAAACAAAGTGGTTGCGATCAAGTGGTCTAGTTTTACTTTTGCCTCATGGTTATGAAGGGCAGGGGCCTGAGCATAGTTCTGCTCGTATAGAGAGATTTTTGCAACTCTGCGCAGAGGATAATATGCAAGTAGTTAATTGCTCTACTCCAGCAAATTACTTTCATGTTTTGCGCCGACAAATTAATCGAGATTTTCGTAAGCCTTTAGTGGTGTTTACACCTAAATCACTATTGCGTCATAAAAGCGCAGTTTCTAACCTTTCTGACTTTGAAGGAAAATTTCTTACGGTAATTCCAGAGTGTAGAAAAGGTTTAGTTGCAAGTGATAAAATACGTAAAGTTGTAATATGTAGTGGTAAAGTTTATTACGACATAATTGAAATGCTTGAAGCACAAAAAATAAACGATATAGCAGTAGTGCGTTTAGAACAATTTTATCCATTCCCGGCCGATAAACTAGGCAGTGAACTTGAAAAATATAAGAACGCTGAAATTACATGGTGTCAAGAGGAACCAAAAAATATGGGAGGATGGTTCTTTGTCAACCCATTGATAGAAGAGGTATTGTCTGGCCTCAATGCTCAAGCAAAAAGACCTAAGTGCATTGCAAGACCTGCTGCTGCATCTCCTGCATGTGGTTATGCTAATATCCATGCTCAGCAACAAGCAGAAATTTTGAAGCAAGTTGCGCAGGCATAA